A stretch of the Cytobacillus luteolus genome encodes the following:
- a CDS encoding DEAD/DEAH box helicase, producing the protein MSERNFEGYKLSEEIRRALSVLKYETPTEVQQEVIPKALSNQDLVVKSQTGSGKTAAFGIPLCEMVEWEEKNPQALILTPTRELAVQVREDITNIGRFKRIKAMAVYGKEPFTKQKEELKQKTHVVVGTPGRVMDHIERGTLLLDQVKYLIIDEADEMLNMGFIDDVETIIKEIPTNRVTMVFSATLPKDVENLCHKYMKDPINIEIESTGVTTNTIDHQLIEAKAEDKLSLLKDVTVIENPDSCIIFCNTKEHVDNVFTELEESNYACEKLHGGLEQVDRFAVMDGFKMGNFRYLVATDVAARGIDVDNVTLVINYDVPMEKESYVHRTGRTGRAGNKGKAITLATPYEEKYVKAIERYIGFEIPKMDPPTKEEVSKGKADFEEKIGGRRVVKNNKTARINQDIMKLHFSGGKKKKIRALDLVGTISNIPGVTAEDIGIITVQDAMSYVDILNGKGSLVLQAMENTTVKGKKLKVSKAIK; encoded by the coding sequence ATGAGTGAACGGAATTTTGAAGGGTACAAGTTAAGTGAAGAAATAAGAAGAGCTCTTAGTGTGTTAAAGTACGAAACGCCAACAGAAGTTCAGCAAGAAGTTATACCTAAGGCGTTATCAAATCAAGATCTTGTCGTTAAGTCTCAAACGGGAAGTGGGAAAACAGCAGCTTTTGGAATCCCTCTATGTGAAATGGTGGAATGGGAAGAGAAAAATCCACAGGCCTTAATACTAACTCCTACAAGAGAGCTTGCGGTTCAAGTTCGAGAGGATATTACGAACATTGGTAGATTTAAACGAATTAAAGCGATGGCGGTCTATGGTAAAGAACCTTTTACGAAACAAAAAGAAGAATTAAAACAAAAGACGCATGTTGTTGTCGGGACTCCTGGGCGAGTAATGGATCATATCGAAAGAGGAACACTCCTACTAGACCAAGTAAAGTATTTAATTATTGATGAAGCCGATGAAATGTTAAATATGGGGTTCATAGACGATGTGGAAACGATTATAAAGGAAATACCAACCAATCGAGTTACAATGGTGTTTTCTGCTACGTTACCAAAAGATGTTGAAAATCTATGCCACAAATATATGAAAGATCCAATCAACATTGAAATCGAATCGACTGGAGTCACGACTAATACAATCGACCATCAATTAATTGAGGCGAAAGCAGAAGATAAGCTTTCTCTACTTAAAGACGTAACAGTTATTGAAAATCCAGATAGCTGTATTATTTTTTGTAACACAAAAGAACATGTGGATAACGTGTTCACTGAGCTAGAAGAATCTAATTATGCCTGTGAGAAACTTCATGGCGGATTAGAACAAGTCGACCGCTTTGCAGTAATGGATGGGTTCAAAATGGGGAACTTCCGTTACTTAGTCGCAACAGACGTAGCAGCCAGAGGAATCGATGTTGATAATGTGACTCTGGTTATTAATTATGATGTTCCGATGGAAAAAGAGAGCTATGTCCACAGAACAGGAAGAACAGGACGTGCGGGTAATAAAGGAAAAGCAATTACGCTTGCCACTCCATATGAAGAAAAATACGTTAAAGCGATTGAACGGTATATAGGGTTTGAGATACCAAAAATGGATCCTCCTACAAAGGAAGAAGTGTCTAAAGGTAAAGCTGATTTCGAAGAGAAAATCGGTGGCAGGCGTGTGGTGAAAAATAATAAAACAGCACGAATCAATCAAGATATCATGAAGCTTCATTTTAGTGGTGGTAAGAAGAAAAAGATTCGTGCGTTGGACTTAGTTGGAACCATCTCAAACATTCCAGGTGTAACAGCGGAGGATATTGGCATTATCACCGTTCAGGATGCCATGTCTTATGTAGATATCCTTAATGGAAAAGGATCATTAGTTCTACAAGCAATGGAAAACACAACGGTTAAAGGGAAAAAGCTTAAAGTTAGCAAGGCAATTAAATAA
- a CDS encoding glycerol-3-phosphate responsive antiterminator has product MNVQDKFLVWGDFLFSSVIPAIRNMKDFEKVLKTDHEHIIFLETRLSQVESIVKYAKQHKKKVFMHADLIQGLKVDEYGLEYLINNVKVDGIISTRVNVIATAKKQNIIGIQRLFALDSHALNHNLKACKKIQPDYIEVLPGVIPGIIKEIHDETGIPVIAGGLIRTKEDVKNSLNSGAFAVTTSNKDLW; this is encoded by the coding sequence ATGAACGTACAAGATAAATTCCTTGTTTGGGGTGATTTTTTGTTTAGTAGTGTGATACCAGCTATTCGTAATATGAAGGATTTTGAAAAAGTACTTAAGACAGATCATGAACATATCATTTTTCTAGAGACTCGTCTCTCACAAGTAGAGAGTATCGTAAAATATGCGAAGCAGCATAAGAAAAAAGTATTTATGCATGCAGATCTTATCCAAGGGTTAAAAGTGGACGAATATGGGCTTGAATATTTAATCAACAATGTGAAGGTGGATGGGATTATTTCAACAAGAGTAAACGTCATTGCCACTGCAAAAAAACAAAATATAATCGGTATTCAACGGTTATTCGCTTTAGATAGTCATGCACTTAATCACAATTTAAAAGCTTGCAAAAAAATCCAACCTGATTATATTGAGGTTTTACCTGGGGTTATTCCAGGCATTATTAAAGAAATTCACGATGAAACAGGTATTCCTGTCATTGCTGGTGGTTTAATTCGAACTAAAGAAGATGTTAAAAATTCACTGAATAGTGGTGCTTTTGCGGTAACAACTTCAAATAAGGATCTTTGGTAA